From a region of the Gossypium raimondii isolate GPD5lz chromosome 10, ASM2569854v1, whole genome shotgun sequence genome:
- the LOC128033909 gene encoding uncharacterized protein LOC128033909 — translation MGFTQGYKILAEYEAEFLRFSKYAHGLVETDYDKKNAKIVEEIKRDEHEKSDKEKSQNKNKRDSSPSSFLQRLMKQAKFERPQQLEPTARVEQVAVYEYCNRRDPSECWRRIGAYYICEPTKHKISECPRIVESVRALVLDQRAPNRGTVQTEARQSGLVYAARCREDRDVTKVIVDTFVMHSLPNFALIDCGSTHSYISSSVSDWLVEHHVGLDCESKKVTFKVGDGEKVVMVDESRGYFSNVISALIAEKLVRKGCDAYLAYVHDISIVESAVKGIRIVKDFSDVFPKELPRLPPDRDVEFRINVLPRTTLVSIAPYRIAPKELKESKLQLQELLSKGFIWPSMSPWGAPVLFVKKKDDSMRMCVDYC, via the exons ATGGGGTTCACTCAAGGATATAAGATAttggccgagtatgaggctgaATTTTTGAGGTTTAGTAAGTATGCTCACGGATTGGTAGAGACCGACTATGATAAGA AGAATGCGAAGATTGTCGAGGAGATTAAGCGTGATGAGCACGAGAAAAGTGATAAGGAAAAGAGTCAGAATAAGAACAAGAGAGATTCGAGTCCTTCTAGTTTTTTGCAGCGGCTTATGAAACAAGCCAAGTTTGAGAGACCTCAACAGTTGGAGCCAACTGCTAGAGTTGAGCAGGTTGCGGTCTATGAATACTGTAATAGACGCGATCCGAGCGAGTGTTGGAGGAGGATCGGGGCTTACTACATATGTGAGCCTACTAAGCATAAGATTAGTGAGTGTCCTCGTATAGTTGAGTCAGTGCGGGCTTTGGTTTTGGATCAG AGGGCACCAAATAGAGGTACAGTTCAGACTGAAGCTAGACAATCAGGTTTAGTTTATGCAGCGAGGTGCCGTGAGGATAGAGATGTGACTAAGGTTATAGTTGATACATTTGTAATGCATTCACTCCCTAATTTTGCATTGATTGATTGTGGTTCCACGCATTCTTACATTTCTAGTAGTGTATCAG ATTGGTTGGTGGAGCATCATGTTGGATTAGATTGTGAATCTAAGAAGGTGACTTTTAAGGTAGGGGATGGTGAGAAGGTTGTGATGGTCGACGAGAGTCGAGGTTACTtctctaatgtgatctctgctcTTATAGCTGAAAAGTTAGTTCGTAAAGGGTGCGATGCGTATTTGGCTTATGTACATGACATCAGTATTGTAGAATCAGCTGTGAAGGGGATTCGAATTGTTAAGGATTTTTCAGATGTCTTTCCCAAGGAATTACCGAGGTTACCACCAGATAGGGACGTTGAGTTCAGAATTAATGTTCTGCCTAGGACAACTCTAGTGTCTATCGCCCCATATCGTATAGCACCGAAGGAGTTGAAGGAGTCAAAGTTGCAGCTTCAGGAACTTCTGAGTAAGGGGTTTATTTGGCCTAGCATGTCCCCGTGGGGAGCACcggttctatttgttaaaaagaaGGACGACTCTATgagaatgtgtgtggattattGTTAG